A part of Anolis carolinensis isolate JA03-04 unplaced genomic scaffold, rAnoCar3.1.pri scaffold_10, whole genome shotgun sequence genomic DNA contains:
- the cxcr3 gene encoding C-X-C chemokine receptor type 3, translating to MVLTSGDLFDLVGNSSDGYYDYDNWTDACCSSSSVCNSNATQGFSGSFLPAFYSLICLLGLWGNGMVIAVLLRAKEALAGTDVFLFNLAVADILLVLTLPFWAVQEARGWVFGTFLCRVVGGAFKINFFASIFFLVCISLDRYLSIVCVVRMYRRSKASAVHLTAVAVWVACLLLTVPDFVYLSAEYDSRQKSTSCSLVFPPDSATQWKVGLSLFNQVGTFFLPLLAMGYCYAHIVFTLLLSKGFRKHKAMRVILAVVGAFFLCWLPYHSIQFATTFLKLDCAWQERLEVAEVVATALGFFHCCLNPLLYAFMGVKFQHRYLELLQKLGCVNHGFVARYSRQGSALRRESTWSESTETTYSGGF from the coding sequence ATGGTCTTAACCAGTGGGGACCTCTTTGACTTAGTCGGCAACTCCTCCGACGGCTATTACGATTACGACAACTGGACCGACGCCTGCTGCTCGTCCTCCTCCGTTTGCAACTCCAACGCGACCCAGGGCTTCTCTGGCAGCTTCCTGCCCGCTTTCTACAGCTTGATCTGCCTCTTAGGCTTGTGGGGCAACGGGATGGTCATCGCGGTCTTGCTGCGTGCCAAGGAGGCTCTGGCCGGGACGGACGTCTTCCTCTTCAACCTGGCCGTGGCCGACATCCTCCTGGTGCTGACCCTCCCTTTTTGGGCCGTCCAGGAGGCCCGCGGATGGGTCTTCGGCACCTTCCTGTGCCGCGTGGTGGGCGGTGCCTTCAAGATCAACTTCTTCGCCAGCATCTTCTTCTTGGTCTGCATCAGCCTGGACCGCTACCTCTCCATTGTCTGTGTCGTCCGCATGTACAGGCGCAGCAAGGCCTCCGCCGTCCACCTCACCGCCGTGGCCGTCTGGGTCGCGTGCCTCCTCCTCACCGTGCCGGACTTTGTCTACCTGTCTGCCGAGTATGACTCACGCCAAAAGTCCACCTCCTGCTCGCTGGTCTTCCCGCCGGATTCGGCCACGCAGTGGAAAGTGGGCCTGAGCCTCTTCAACCAAGTGGGCACCTTCTTCCTGCCCTTGCTGGCCATGGGCTACTGCTACGCCCACATCGTCTTCACCCTGTTGCTGTCCAAGGGTTTCCGAAAGCACAAGGCCATGCGGGTCATCTTGGCCGTGGTGGGCGCCTTCTTCCTCTGCTGGCTGCCGTACCATTCAATCCAGTTCGCCACCACTTTCCTCAAACTGGACTGCGCTTGGCAGGAGAGGCTGGAGGTGGCCGAAGTGGTGGCCACCGCCTTGGGCTTCTTCCACTGCTGCCTCAACCCGCTCCTCTACGCCTTCATGGGCGTCAAGTTCCAGCACCGGTACCTGGAGCTGCTCCAAAAGCTGGGCTGCGTCAATCACGGGTTCGTGGCCAGGTATAGCAGGCAGGGCTCGGCCCTCCGGAGGGAGTCCACCTGGTCCGAAAGCACCGAAACCACCTATTCCGGAGGCTTCTAG